A stretch of the Bordetella genomosp. 8 genome encodes the following:
- a CDS encoding zinc-binding alcohol dehydrogenase family protein, translating into MKAIVYDQAGLEPEDPRALYDADVAVPTPGTRDLLVRIHAIAVNPVDTKVRRGMAPDGQRILGWDAAGVVTAVGAGVTLFKPGDEVFYAGSLVRPGCNAEYALVDERIAGHKPATLDYANAAALPLTAITAWELLFDRLGVPEGGGADQSLLIVGGAGGVGSILTQIASRMTRMTVIATASRPETQDWVRRLGAHHVIDHHRGLVEELKRVGVPEVTHVASLTHTDTHYSQLIEALAPQGKLGLIDDPATLDAVPLKRKAISLHWELMFTRSLFQTGDMIRQHEILERVARLVDDGTLRSTLGEHFGRIDAANLRRAHAAQESGKARGKIVLEGFGA; encoded by the coding sequence ATGAAAGCCATCGTCTACGACCAGGCCGGCCTGGAGCCGGAAGATCCCCGCGCGCTGTACGACGCAGACGTCGCCGTGCCCACGCCGGGCACCCGCGACCTGCTGGTGCGCATCCACGCCATCGCCGTCAATCCCGTCGACACCAAGGTGCGGCGCGGCATGGCCCCGGACGGGCAGCGCATCCTGGGCTGGGACGCCGCCGGCGTGGTCACCGCCGTCGGTGCCGGCGTGACGCTGTTCAAGCCCGGCGACGAGGTCTTCTACGCCGGCTCGCTGGTGCGCCCCGGCTGCAACGCGGAGTACGCACTGGTCGACGAGCGCATCGCGGGGCACAAGCCGGCCACCCTGGACTACGCCAACGCGGCCGCGCTGCCTTTGACCGCGATAACCGCCTGGGAATTGCTGTTCGATCGCCTGGGCGTGCCCGAAGGCGGGGGCGCGGACCAGAGCCTGCTGATCGTCGGCGGTGCCGGAGGCGTGGGCTCCATCCTGACGCAGATCGCCAGCCGGATGACGCGCATGACCGTCATCGCCACCGCGTCCCGCCCGGAAACCCAGGACTGGGTGCGGCGCCTGGGCGCGCACCACGTCATCGATCATCATCGGGGCCTGGTGGAAGAACTGAAGCGCGTCGGCGTTCCCGAGGTCACCCACGTGGCCAGCCTGACGCATACCGATACCCACTATTCGCAACTGATCGAAGCGCTGGCGCCGCAGGGCAAGCTGGGCCTCATCGACGATCCGGCGACCTTGGACGCCGTACCGCTGAAACGCAAGGCCATCTCGCTGCACTGGGAGCTGATGTTCACCCGTTCGCTCTTCCAGACGGGCGACATGATCCGCCAGCACGAAATCCTGGAGCGCGTGGCGCGCCTGGTGGACGACGGCACGCTGCGTTCGACGCTGGGCGAGCACTTCGGCCGCATCGACGCGGCTAATCTGCGCCGTGCTCATGCGGCGCAGGAAAGCGGCAAGGCGCGCGGCAAGATCGTGCTGGAGGGCTTCGGGGCCTGA
- the ypfH gene encoding esterase produces the protein MSFSSDIEYVPVEGEVRQLFILLHGVGGTPADMRDLAAAVRRAFPQSAIVVPAGFEPYDGAGEGRQWFSTRGIDEHNRPARVASALPPLVEYIRAAQLRFHLLQTDTALAGFSQGAIMALEATAAHDGLAGRVLAFSGRYASMPQSPPQYTTIHLLHGADDSVVPADHARLAQARLDALHGDSTIDIATRVGHELHPALIERAVVRLQTCVPLRSWEAALGLNQAPPPGTVLH, from the coding sequence ATGAGTTTTTCCAGCGATATCGAATACGTGCCCGTCGAAGGCGAGGTGCGACAGTTATTCATCCTGCTGCATGGCGTCGGCGGCACGCCCGCGGACATGCGCGACCTGGCGGCCGCGGTGCGCCGCGCCTTTCCGCAATCGGCCATCGTGGTGCCGGCGGGTTTCGAGCCCTATGACGGCGCGGGCGAGGGTCGCCAGTGGTTTTCCACGCGCGGCATCGACGAACACAATCGCCCGGCGCGCGTGGCATCGGCCTTGCCACCCCTGGTGGAATACATACGCGCCGCGCAGCTGCGCTTTCATCTGCTGCAGACCGACACCGCGCTGGCGGGGTTCTCGCAGGGCGCCATCATGGCGCTGGAAGCCACCGCCGCGCACGACGGCCTGGCCGGCCGCGTGCTGGCGTTTTCCGGGCGCTATGCGTCCATGCCGCAAAGCCCGCCGCAATACACGACCATCCATCTGCTGCACGGCGCCGACGACAGCGTCGTTCCGGCCGACCACGCACGGCTGGCGCAGGCGAGGCTGGATGCCTTGCATGGGGATTCCACCATCGACATCGCGACGCGGGTGGGGCACGAGCTGCATCCAGCGCTGATCGAACGCGCGGTGGTGCGGCTGCAGACCTGCGTGCCGCTGCGCAGCTGGGAAGCGGCGCTGGGCCTGAACCAGGCGCCGCCGCCGGGGACGGTGCTGCATTGA